The proteins below are encoded in one region of Clostridium pasteurianum DSM 525 = ATCC 6013:
- a CDS encoding tyrosine-type recombinase/integrase — protein MEVVKVRTEDDKERYYVADKEGLPVESILKFIRFRDNTNYARNTLRMYCQHLKLYFEYLEQRELNFQKVTIDDLALFVNWLQNPYKSLKVIPTDKIDSARSPRTINVIVNTVLAFYDYILRHEEYSNNISDRLKKFLSAPSRNFKGFLYGIAHEQKKVTSNILRIKVPKSKPKTLKKDEIEMLVRACNNLRDKFLLLLLYETGMRIGEALSLWIEDFDVSDMIIDIKDRGELENNAEIKTVSSPRRIDISQNLADMFMEYIAEYHTDEVETNHVFIKISGKHQYKSMNYIDIDNLFRKLVKKTNIYATPHMFRHSSLTVLRMAGWQPELLRIRAGHKNIYTTLNTYIHPSDKEIMEEFNKTQSNLKLDIYNEGDK, from the coding sequence ATGGAAGTAGTAAAAGTAAGAACTGAAGATGATAAAGAGAGATATTATGTAGCTGATAAAGAGGGGTTGCCTGTAGAATCAATATTAAAGTTCATTAGGTTTAGGGATAATACAAACTATGCAAGAAATACTTTGCGAATGTACTGTCAACATTTGAAGCTATATTTTGAATATTTAGAACAAAGGGAATTGAATTTTCAAAAGGTAACTATTGATGACTTAGCATTATTTGTGAATTGGTTACAAAATCCTTATAAGAGTCTAAAGGTTATTCCCACAGATAAAATAGATTCAGCAAGAAGTCCAAGAACTATCAATGTAATAGTAAATACAGTTTTAGCGTTCTATGACTATATTTTAAGACATGAAGAATATAGCAACAATATTTCAGATAGGTTAAAGAAATTTTTATCTGCTCCAAGTAGAAATTTTAAAGGATTTTTATATGGAATAGCTCATGAACAGAAGAAAGTTACAAGCAATATATTAAGGATCAAAGTTCCAAAATCCAAACCTAAAACTTTAAAAAAAGATGAAATAGAAATGCTCGTTAGAGCTTGTAATAATCTAAGAGATAAGTTTTTATTATTACTACTCTATGAAACAGGTATGAGAATAGGCGAAGCCTTGAGTTTATGGATAGAAGATTTTGATGTAAGTGATATGATTATTGACATCAAAGACCGAGGTGAACTTGAGAATAATGCAGAGATTAAGACAGTATCAAGTCCTCGTAGAATTGATATTTCACAAAATTTAGCTGATATGTTTATGGAATATATAGCTGAATACCATACTGATGAAGTTGAAACTAATCATGTATTTATAAAAATAAGTGGTAAACATCAATATAAGTCAATGAACTACATTGATATAGATAATTTATTCAGAAAATTGGTAAAGAAAACTAATATATATGCTACGCCACATATGTTTAGACACAGTTCATTAACAGTACTTAGAATGGCAGGATGGCAACCTGAATTACTTAGAATAAGAGCTGGTCATAAAAATATCTATACTACTTTAAACACATATATACATCCTTCGGATAAAGAAATAATGGAAGAGTTCAATAAAACTCAATCTAACTTAAAATTAGATATTTATAATGAAGGAGATAAATAG
- a CDS encoding GerW family sporulation protein has product MNSQASLKENLDTLFNNLENFLKTETVIGEPITIGETTLVPIVSLSFGCGTGAGNNSGKSEENSKNGTGLGAAAKVTPNAVIAVTGDKVTLLPISGKSNLDSLINLVPEIVSKFKSKKSDKNNTDSKSSGNK; this is encoded by the coding sequence ATGAATAGTCAGGCTTCTTTAAAAGAAAATCTAGATACCTTATTTAATAACTTAGAGAATTTTTTAAAAACTGAAACTGTGATAGGTGAACCAATAACAATAGGGGAGACTACATTGGTTCCAATAGTAAGTCTTTCTTTTGGATGTGGTACAGGAGCAGGAAATAATAGTGGTAAAAGTGAAGAAAATTCTAAAAATGGAACGGGTCTTGGAGCTGCAGCCAAGGTTACTCCCAATGCGGTAATTGCAGTAACAGGAGATAAAGTTACATTATTACCTATATCCGGCAAGAGTAATTTGGATAGCTTGATTAATTTAGTACCAGAAATAGTTTCAAAGTTCAAGTCAAAGAAATCTGATAAAAATAATACAGATAGTAAAAGCAGCGGAAATAAATAA
- a CDS encoding DUF2953 domain-containing protein, whose amino-acid sequence MFGIILAFKIFIIIFIIAVILLIMLLLIPYNYFIEGNTRENFKVKVHVNWLIGIFKIIVFNLSDQFQIEVYFFNLRIYSSFKKNRNKYIENSKSINKKFKINLKNLDLNFLKKVLSYLRDVFLILKPNTFNIKGVYGFEDPFFTGAISSVLSIIKLNFSLVKIDVSPVFDKIVLNILIEAKGKVNLFKIIFVIVKVLREKELRKFILTKV is encoded by the coding sequence ATGTTTGGAATAATTTTAGCTTTTAAAATTTTTATTATAATATTTATTATAGCTGTAATTTTATTAATTATGTTATTGCTTATTCCTTATAATTATTTTATAGAAGGTAATACAAGAGAAAATTTTAAAGTTAAAGTTCATGTAAATTGGTTAATAGGTATATTTAAAATTATTGTTTTTAATTTGTCAGATCAATTTCAAATAGAGGTTTATTTTTTTAATCTACGTATTTATTCCAGTTTTAAAAAAAATAGAAATAAATACATAGAAAATAGCAAATCTATAAATAAAAAATTTAAAATTAATTTAAAAAATTTAGATTTAAATTTTTTAAAAAAAGTATTATCCTATTTAAGGGATGTCTTTTTAATATTGAAACCTAACACTTTTAATATAAAGGGAGTATATGGGTTTGAAGATCCTTTTTTTACAGGAGCTATAAGTTCTGTATTATCAATAATAAAACTAAATTTTAGTTTAGTAAAAATAGATGTTTCTCCTGTTTTCGACAAAATTGTCTTAAATATATTAATTGAGGCTAAAGGAAAAGTAAATCTTTTTAAGATTATATTTGTTATTGTAAAAGTATTAAGAGAAAAAGAATTAAGAAAGTTTATATTAACAAAAGTTTAA
- a CDS encoding PAS domain-containing sensor histidine kinase, whose protein sequence is MEQIQQNEEKRINEIISIVKLASLFFCVIVIYEKIFENHLFGYNYNNFLKINSTGLLVFLAIFLWWFFSHLISKIYRLKYNFIIRTVENSILIGIYTTLILITNTYSNQIKCLFLLVIISSTLQLGKRMGMITACISSAIILIIDFTYVSVGDINYYFQNDLIIVGVFILTAWPLGHYKEMEDKRIANKDVQLKLLNSKLEQNDEKRRFMEENLIKNKSCYDLLIENSYEAILVHRNNKLIFVNESAAKLLGFNSYSDIIGKSILCFLPDEGKANLKDKFCKIYKEKLPKFVFEEKILNANNEIIAIENTSCFFIYEGKPAILSILRNITFEKEVLELQKDVERNTKLLQESREFNKTITEFFINISHELKTPLNLIFSALQMIKLYNKDGDCNYIQKRNDYVDIMRTNSYRLLKLINNLLDITKYDTGFLKLQLENTNIVNMIEDITLSISDYVESKGIKLIFDTNVEEKITAVDADKIERIMLNLLSNAVKFTNSGGQILVNVIDEGENVSIMVKDTGIGIPEDKKKLIFERFGQVDKTLSRNREGTGLGLSLVKSFVELHGGTIDIESEVDVGSNFIINLPVVHVDKSAENKAFYETNTERINIEFSDIYS, encoded by the coding sequence ATGGAACAAATTCAGCAAAATGAAGAAAAAAGAATAAATGAAATAATTTCTATAGTGAAATTAGCATCACTATTTTTTTGTGTTATTGTAATATATGAGAAAATATTTGAAAACCATTTATTTGGATATAACTATAATAATTTTTTGAAGATAAACTCTACAGGATTACTTGTATTTTTGGCAATATTCTTGTGGTGGTTTTTTTCTCATCTGATATCCAAAATATATAGACTAAAATACAATTTTATAATAAGGACTGTTGAAAATAGTATTCTTATTGGGATCTATACTACATTGATACTCATAACTAACACTTATTCAAACCAAATAAAATGTCTTTTTTTGCTTGTAATTATATCTTCTACACTTCAACTTGGAAAGAGAATGGGAATGATTACAGCATGTATTTCTTCTGCCATAATTTTAATTATAGATTTTACCTATGTTTCTGTGGGAGATATAAATTATTATTTTCAAAATGATTTGATTATAGTGGGGGTATTTATTTTAACAGCCTGGCCATTAGGACATTATAAGGAAATGGAAGACAAGAGAATTGCAAATAAGGATGTACAATTAAAGCTTTTAAACAGTAAATTAGAACAGAATGATGAGAAGAGAAGATTTATGGAAGAAAATTTGATAAAGAATAAATCCTGTTATGATTTACTTATTGAAAATTCCTATGAAGCTATTTTGGTACATCGTAATAATAAATTGATATTCGTAAATGAAAGTGCAGCTAAACTTTTAGGATTTAATAGTTATTCAGATATTATAGGAAAATCTATTTTATGTTTCTTACCAGATGAAGGTAAAGCTAACTTAAAGGACAAATTTTGTAAAATATATAAAGAAAAATTGCCTAAATTCGTGTTTGAGGAAAAAATATTAAATGCAAATAATGAAATTATAGCTATTGAAAATACCTCTTGTTTTTTTATTTATGAGGGAAAACCTGCTATTCTCAGCATTTTAAGAAACATAACTTTTGAAAAGGAAGTGCTAGAATTACAGAAGGATGTAGAAAGAAATACAAAACTTTTACAGGAATCTAGAGAATTTAATAAAACTATTACAGAATTCTTTATAAATATATCTCACGAGTTAAAAACTCCGCTTAATCTTATATTTTCTGCATTACAGATGATAAAGTTGTATAATAAGGATGGAGACTGCAATTATATACAAAAGAGAAATGATTATGTGGACATTATGAGAACAAATAGTTATAGGTTATTAAAACTTATAAATAATTTGCTGGATATAACTAAATATGATACAGGTTTTTTAAAACTTCAATTGGAAAATACTAATATTGTAAATATGATAGAAGATATAACTCTATCTATATCAGATTATGTGGAAAGTAAAGGTATTAAACTTATTTTCGATACTAATGTAGAAGAAAAAATAACAGCTGTGGATGCAGATAAAATTGAAAGAATTATGTTGAATTTACTTTCAAATGCTGTTAAATTTACAAATTCAGGTGGGCAGATACTAGTTAATGTAATAGATGAAGGAGAAAATGTTTCTATTATGGTAAAGGATACTGGAATAGGCATACCAGAAGATAAAAAGAAATTGATTTTTGAAAGATTTGGACAAGTTGATAAAACACTCAGCAGAAATAGAGAAGGAACTGGACTTGGTTTATCTTTAGTAAAATCTTTTGTAGAATTACATGGAGGGACCATTGATATTGAAAGTGAAGTTGATGTTGGAAGTAATTTTATTATAAATTTACCAGTGGTACATGTAGATAAAAGTGCTGAAAATAAAGCTTTTTATGAAACAAATACAGAAAGAATTAATATTGAATTTTCAGATATATATTCATAA
- a CDS encoding cyclic lactone autoinducer peptide gives MKNKLKNTLKKNISVIFKRTAFSTSASACTFSFYQPKEPKCLQKK, from the coding sequence ATGAAGAATAAATTAAAAAATACTCTTAAAAAAAACATCAGTGTCATATTTAAGCGTACAGCATTTTCTACTTCAGCTTCAGCTTGCACTTTTTCTTTCTATCAGCCCAAGGAACCAAAATGCTTACAAAAGAAATAA
- a CDS encoding accessory gene regulator ArgB-like protein, which translates to MFLVEKLSKSIVSNICNASEIDKDELEMIEYGALIFILKSINIISVIIFGVIFGVFLESLAITFTIIILRKYSGGVHSDSPNRCIVIGTCISILFPIIVNKIYNYIPFKFVNVIAIIILIFSYYIILKLAPVDSPAKPIVNMEMRKNLKNMSILVMTLISVLLILLTILYINFAYIILLKILECICFGVFWQCFSLTVLGHVIMGKIDNILKYIVRK; encoded by the coding sequence ATGTTTTTGGTTGAAAAATTGTCTAAAAGTATTGTGTCAAATATATGTAATGCCTCAGAAATAGATAAAGATGAATTAGAGATGATAGAATATGGTGCATTAATTTTTATTTTAAAATCAATAAATATAATATCTGTAATAATATTTGGAGTAATATTTGGAGTGTTCTTGGAGAGTTTAGCAATAACTTTTACAATTATTATACTTAGAAAATATTCAGGGGGAGTACATTCAGATTCTCCTAACAGATGTATAGTTATTGGCACTTGTATTTCAATACTTTTTCCAATAATTGTAAATAAAATTTATAATTATATTCCATTCAAGTTTGTCAATGTAATAGCAATAATAATTTTAATATTTTCCTATTATATTATATTAAAATTGGCACCTGTAGACAGTCCAGCAAAACCTATAGTTAATATGGAAATGAGAAAAAATCTAAAAAATATGTCAATATTAGTTATGACTTTAATATCAGTTTTATTGATTTTATTAACAATTTTATACATTAACTTTGCATACATAATTTTACTAAAGATACTGGAATGTATATGCTTTGGAGTGTTTTGGCAATGCTTTTCACTAACAGTTCTAGGACATGTTATTATGGGAAAGATTGATAATATCTTAAAATATATTGTAAGGAAGTGA
- a CDS encoding tRNA 2-thiocytidine biosynthesis TtcA family protein, with the protein MSSIAGSGCELLIPLCERKPLKEIERSIIKRYRKYLWTKFVRAIKDFKLVEEGDKIAVAVSGGKDSLLMAKLFQQLKNHPQINFELEFIAMDPGFHESNRELLLNNCEYLNIPVHLFESGIFEVVENIAKDYPCYMCARMRRGALYNKAKELGCNKLALGHHFNDVIETTMLNVLYSGNFKTMKPKLKATNFKDMELIRPLYYIEEDDIKKFVRNNGLATMNCGCIVAAQKTSSKRKEVKDLIGELKKNFRDVDKSIFQSAQNVNLNSIVGWEKNGEKHSFLDIYDEE; encoded by the coding sequence ATGAGTAGTATTGCAGGAAGCGGTTGTGAATTATTAATACCGTTATGTGAAAGAAAACCGCTAAAGGAAATAGAGAGAAGTATTATTAAAAGATATAGAAAGTATTTATGGACGAAATTTGTAAGAGCAATTAAGGATTTTAAATTGGTGGAAGAAGGAGATAAGATTGCAGTGGCTGTTTCTGGCGGGAAGGACAGCTTGCTTATGGCAAAATTATTTCAACAATTGAAAAATCATCCTCAGATAAACTTTGAATTAGAATTTATCGCCATGGATCCTGGTTTTCACGAAAGTAATAGAGAATTACTACTTAACAACTGTGAATATCTAAATATTCCTGTACATCTTTTTGAGTCTGGTATATTTGAAGTGGTAGAAAATATAGCTAAAGACTATCCTTGCTATATGTGTGCAAGAATGAGAAGGGGAGCGCTCTACAATAAAGCCAAAGAATTAGGATGTAATAAATTGGCATTAGGACATCATTTTAATGATGTTATAGAAACGACTATGCTAAATGTTTTATATTCAGGTAATTTTAAAACTATGAAGCCAAAATTAAAGGCTACAAATTTTAAAGATATGGAATTAATAAGGCCTTTGTATTATATTGAAGAAGATGATATTAAAAAATTTGTAAGGAATAATGGATTAGCTACTATGAATTGTGGATGTATAGTAGCAGCACAAAAAACCTCCAGTAAAAGAAAAGAAGTTAAAGATTTGATAGGTGAATTAAAAAAGAATTTTAGAGATGTGGATAAGTCTATTTTTCAATCTGCACAAAATGTGAACTTGAATTCCATTGTAGGTTGGGAGAAGAATGGCGAAAAGCATTCGTTTTTAGATATCTATGATGAAGAATAA